In the Leptotrichia sp. oral taxon 223 genome, AGCTGAATATTTTTCCTTTTTAATCTAAATTTTTCCAAAATCAGTCAACCTCCCCAACTCTCGGATCAAGATATTTATACGAAATGTCTACTGCTATATTTATTATCAGGTACAGAAATGCAATTATCAGGACATAAGCCTGTATTAACGGATAATCTTGAGCCGCTATCGCCTTTACAGCCATTCTTCCCATCCCTGGCCAATTATAAACAAATTCCACAATTGCCGTTCCTCCCAGAAGGCTTCCGAGAGAAATTCCTAAAAGTGTTATTATTGGCAGCATTGCATTAGGCAGTACATGTTTCCACAAAATATCCCGCTCTCTTATTCCCCTCATTCTTGCTCCCGTTACATAACTTTTTCCCAGCTCTTCCAGAAACACATGCCTTATTTGCCGTATATACTTGGCAGACATCGCTATTGCTAATGTGAAAGCAGGTAAAATTACAGATCTGAAATCCGCTTGTCCCCCTGAAACTGATACAAGTCCAAGCTGTACTCCAAAAATACTTAAAAATATCAGCCCTAGCCAGAAACTTGGTATGGACATTCCCATAAAAGTTATCATTCTTATTAAATAGTCCTGCCATTTATTCTCTTTTACTGCTGCCAATATCCCAGCAGGTATAGAAATAACGCACATTAAAAATAGTGATAAAAAAGATAAGCAGCATGTAGGTATAAATGCCTGTCCTATCTTCTGAATCACCGGTATTCTTAATGAATATGATTTTCCAAAATTACCTTGCAGAACTCCAAAAAGCCATTTCCAGTATTGAATATAAAACGGCTTATCTATACCAAGCTCAGCCCGTGTATGGGCTAAAAGTTCAGGAGTTGGAATAAGTCCACATTCTGTCAGCATAACTTGTGCAGGATCTCCTGGAGCTATATAGATTAGGCAGAAAGTCAGAAAACTTACTCCAAAAAGTACAATCAGTATCTGTATAGCATATCTTATTATTTTTTTGTTTTGTACCATCACTCCAAAATAGTGATATTTATCACTTTCCTCCTTTACAAATTTTTCTTTTTTATTTTTTACCAAAAAAAATCCAACTCAGAAAGTTGAATCAAATTTTATATATTAAAACAGATGAAAAGTATCTATGTAAATTTCCAGCAGTCTTTATATATTAAATTTTTCCCTTCCCGAAAAATGTAACTTTATTATATAGGCAAGTCTCCTGACTAACTTCATCCTACTCGTACCCTTCCCAAAATATAATGATATTTCAGTGGCTTTTTCGTACTTTCGTCAGTATCACAGTAGAGGGGGCTGTATCGGATTCCAACCGATTTCCTTATTAAGTTTGTAAAACACCTGCAAATTATAAATCTTAAATTTTATTATTTTATTTAAAATTTTTAATAAACCTCTTCCAGTTTATCCATGAACATTTGATGAATAAACTCATATTCTCCCATTCCCTTTAATAAAGGCGTTACTTCATATCCTTCATTTTGAAGAATTGTCTTCCACGAATCTTCCTCATCAGAAGCCATATCATTTTTGGCGTGATCTCCAGCCACTATCATAAATGGCTTTAACAATATTTTCTTAAATCCTCTTCCCTTCAATTTGCCAATAACATCCTCAAGCGTTACTTTGCCTTCGACTGTCGCTATAAAAATATTATCTTTTCCAGCTTTCAGATATTCCTCCTGAAGTCTTTGATATGTGCTGTCTGCGGCACTTTCGGAACCATGTCCCATAAACACGATGGCATCATTTCCATCAAGGCTGTTAAACTCTTCATTGTTCACAATTCTTTTGTAATCTTCGTCTGCCGCAAGCAGAGGTTTTGTTATTTTCCCGTATTTATCACTAAGTTTTGCATACTCAATTCCACCCAGAATATGCAGCGACATCGTTACAATCTCATCATACCCTTTATTTTTCAAAGCCTCCAGTCCTTCATTCTGATCAAATATGTGAATTCCTTCCTTTCTTTCCACTATTCGTCTTATAACTCCCGATGTATAGGCTCTTTCCACTCTTTCACTTCCATATTTAGCTTTTACCTTATTTTCAATCGAATCAAGGCACTTTTCCCTCGTATCCTTGTGCGACGTTCCAAAACTCGTTACTAAAACTGCTTTTTCCATAGACATTTCCTCTCATTCTACATTCTAAATTTATAGAAATTTACTACTTTCTATTTCCTGTTTCATCTAATAAAACTAAACTTCTTACCTCCCTTCTATAATCTTATGATAATCTTTACATAATTGCTCTACGCTCCCAGTCACATTTGAACCTCATCAAGTTCAGCCAAATCCGCAACTAATAACATTTGCATTATTTTAAATTTGATTCTCAAACTATTTTTTACTCATATCCACATTATAATAATTATTTGTTTTTTTTGCAACTATTTTTTTACATTAATTTTAATAGTTTTTTATTTAACTATAAAAATATAATTTTTAAAACATCCCCCTTATTTATCAACAACATCTCTTTTTAATCTTTATTTTCATATTTTTATAATAAATTTACAGTTCACAATCTTAAAATAATAATTACAGTCACTGTCTTGTAAATAACCTGATAACGAAGTATAATGTAAATATTATTGCATTTCTTGAACTGAAGGGAGAAAAATGGAGAAAAAATATGTGATTTTTTTAAATGGTGAATATAAATATTCACAAGAATTTATGGATAAATTAGTTTCAGAAAATGCAGTTTGCTTTTGTGCGGATGGCGGGGCAAATTTTGCATTTAAATATGGGAAAATACCGAAAGCGATTGTTGGAGATCTGGATTCGATTGAGAAAAATGTTTTGGAATATTATAAAAGTAAAAATGTTTTAATAAAAAAGTTTCCAAAGGATAAGGATTTTACAGACTTTGAGTTAATTTTGGAGGAAATCCATAAAATTAAAAAAGATAACAATTATTTGCAACAAGTATTTGTTGTTGGTGGACTTGGGAAACGAATTGACATGACTTTGAGTAACCTATTCATAATGGAAAAGTATAAAAATCTCGTTTTTTTGCAGGAAAATGAAGAAATTTTTTATGCAGAAAAGTCTTTTATACTAAAAAACAAAAAGGAATATGAATTTTCAATCATTCCAATTAGTGAAAAAGTTGAAAAATTAACCTTGAAGGGCTTTAAGTTTGAAACGGATAAAATTGATGTGAAAAGGGAAAGTTCCAGACTTGTGAGCAATGTTATTCTTGAAAATGAGGCTAGTGTGGAATTTGAAAACGGGAAACTGATAATTGTTTTGAAAAATAATAATAAAAAAAAGGAAGTGTATAAATATTGAAAAAATTTAGGATTGAAAAGGAACATCAGAGGATGAAAATCTCGCAATATTTGAGGGAAGTGCAGAATTATTCGGGGAGAAGTTTGAGAAATGTAGAAGTTTTTTTGAATGGGAAGCAGGTAAAATTGACCAAAAAATTGCCGTCACACGGAAACTTGAAAGTTGTTGAGAAGAAAAAGGGAACGGACATCAAGCCCATTAAACTGCCACTTGATATTATTTTTGAAGATGAAGATATTTTGGTTGTGAATAAAGAGCCATTTTTACTGACACATCCGACACAGAAAAAAGCTGATTTTACACTTGCAAATGGAATCGTAAATCATTTTTTGGAAAAATATGGGGAAGTGAGAGTTCCGCGATTTTATAACAGACTCGATATGAATACATCTGGACTGATTATTATTGCCAAAAACAGTTTTGCACAGGCATTTTTACAAAATTTTTCGATTTTTGAGAAAAAATATCTGGCGATTGTTAACGGAATTATTGATGATAAGGAAATTGCTAGAATCAACGAAGAACTGGCAAAAGATGGGGAAAAACATAGGATTCAGGATTTGGAAAAGGAAAATTTGAAACCTGAAATTGAAAAAGTTAATTTTGGAGAAATGAAAAAATATGATGAAATGGAGAAAATAGAAAACAATTTAATTCTTGAAAACAAAGATAGTAAAATTGGAGAAAATACAGGTTTTAACAGTAAAAAAGAAAATAATAATTTAAATTTTGAAAATAAAAGTAATTTTGAAAATATAAATTTTAAAATAAATGAAAATATGGATTTTAACAGCAAAAATACAAAAGATAATTTAAATTTGAAAAATAAAAATGATTTTAATAATGAAATTTTGGAAAAAAATGGAATAAATAAAATAGTTATTGAAAGACGGATTTTTCGGGATGGGGATAATTTGGAAAGAATAATTGATGAGCGGGGGCAATACACAAAAACGGCTGTAAAAGTCTTGAAAACTTATCCTGAAAAAAATGTGACATTAGTAGAATGTGAACTTTTTACAGGGAGAACACATCAAATTCGAGTTCACCTGAAATCCGTCGGACACACAATTATAGGAGACGAACTTTACGGAAATGGTTTAAACAAAGAACTTGGAATAAATAGACAATTTTTGCACGCTTACAAGGTAAAATTTACACATCCTGCAACAAAAAAGGAAGTTGAACTGGAAATACCAATTTTTTCGGATATGAAAGAATTTTTGGAAAAATAGAAAAATTATATTTTTTACAAAAAACTATTTTTAAAATAAGAATAAAAACTTACGATTTAAAAAACAAAAAGAAAGGACAAAAAATGAAAAAATTTGATTTTTCTGTTGATTTGATAAATGATAATATTTTGAAGTCGCTTCTGATTTTTTCGATACCGATACTTGTGTCGAATATTTTTCAGCAGCTTTACAATATGGCGGATATTGCTATTGTGGGGCATACTTTGGGAGATAATTCGCTTGCGGCTATTGGGGCTTCGGCAGCTATTTTTGAGCTGATTTTTGGATTTGCGTTGGGAATTGGAAATGGGCTTAGTATGGTTACGGCTAGAAATTATGGGGCAAATAACAAGAATCTTTTGAAAAAGTCTGTGGCTGGCTCGATTGTTATTGGAATTTGGATTACTGTGGGAGTAATGATTTTATCACGGTTTATTCTTATGCCATTGCTAAAAATATTGCATACACCTGAAAATATTATAAATGAAGCATTTGAGTACATAAATATAATAACAATGTTTATTGGCGTAACTTTTTCCTATAACTTGTCGTCAGGACTTTTACGTGCAATCGGAAACAGCTTTATGTCGCTCGTATTTTTGGTAATTGCCTCAATTTTAAACATTTTCCTTGATATTTATTTCATAACTTCCCTTAAAATGGGAATTGGCGGAGCTGCGATTGCAACAGTTATTGCACAGGCAATTTCGGTTATCTTGAGTATTATCTACATTTATGTAAAAGAGCCGATTTTAATCCCTAGAAAAAAACATTTCAGATTTGATAAAAAATTGTACAAGGAACTGCTTGGACAGGGACTTTCTATGGGATTTATGATTGCGATTGTACTTATGGGAACGCTGATTTTACAGTATGCGATAAATGGGTTTGGGTACTTGATTATCGCCGGGCATACTTCGGCAAGAAAACTTATGGGATTTTGTAACATTCCACTAACTACAATAGCACTCGCACTTGCAACTTTCGTTTCCCAAAATAAAGGTGCAAATAAAGTAGACAGAATCCGAAAAGGTGTATTTTACGCTAATATGATGGATATAATTTTTGCAATCGGAATCACAATTTTTGTATATTTATTTTCCAAAAATATGATTCATCTGATGTCAGGCTCCGAATCTGAAATCGTACTTCACAACGGCTCAACCTACCTAAAAATCGCCTCCCCATTTTTCACAATACTAGGAATTCTCTTTAACTTGCGATACGCTTTACAGGCTCTCGGAGAGAAATTAATCCCTCTTGTTTCCAGCGTAATAGAATTTTTTGGGAAAATAACCTTTGTAATTTTTATCGTGCCAAAATTGGGTTATTTTGGTGTGATGATTTGTGAGCCACTGATTTGGATTGTGATGACGGGGCAATTGGGAATTGCGTTTTATGGGAATGGGTATGTGAGGGAGAAATAAGAGTATTAATAATAGACAGGCTTAAAAAATAATTGTATAATTAATAAAAAATAGTTTCAGAAAGGAATATTTATGGCATTTACAACGGAAAATAGAAAAATACGAGATATATTTCAGAGAGCTTCAATTTATGAAGTTCCAAGATATCAAAGAGATTACGTTTGGAAAGAGATAAATTGGAAAGAGTTATGGATTGATTTACAATTTACTCTTAAACAAAATAATAAAGAAATACCTTGGTCTCATTTTTTAGGAACGATAGTGTTAAATCAGAGATTAAATAAGACAAAGGGCATAGATATTTATGAAATAATTGATGGTCAACAAAGAATGATGACAGTTTATTTATTATTAATTGTTTTATACAAAAATTTCAATAAATTGGGTACAGAAAGTTCTAAAAAAAGAGGTACATATATTTATGATACTTTCATAACCTCTTTAAATATGGAATCAGAAAGAGAATTGGTTATTAGTAATGATTTATATGATAATGAAATTAAATTAGCGATAGATTCAGCATCAAGAATTACAACAATTAGTAAAGATAATAAGTTATATAAATTATATAGTTATTTTGATAACTTATTAAAAAATAAAAATTTTGATTATTTAGATAAATTTTTAGATAAATTATTATCTGTCAATATTGTTGAAATCATTTCAGGAGAAGATGAGGAAATATATAATATTTTTGAAGTGTTAAATGCAAGAGGACAAAAATTAAAACAAATTGAATTACTTAAAAATCATATAATGAAGTATGTTCAACCTAGAGAACGTGAATTTATTGACAATGCGAAAAGCAAATGGAGAATCATTCAAGAAAATATTAATCATTTGAATGATCCTGATGCTCTAATACAACATTTTACTAAATGTTATATAGAAAAAGATGCAGAAAATCAAAATTCAATTTACAGACTGATAAAAGAAGAAATTAAAATAGAAGATTTAAGTAATTTTCTAAATGAATTAGAATTTTTTTCTAAAATATATAAAGAAATATCACAAAGAGATAATAACGATAGTGTGATAAGATACTTTAATATAAAAAGAAACCAACAAATAAGATCATTATTATGTGCAATTTATGGATTATATAATAAAAATATTATAGACGAACAAGTAAAAAATCAATCTTTACTTCAAATAAGAAATTTTTTCTTTATATTTAATACAACACAACAAACTAGTAACAAAACTGATAAGTTAATAAGTACAATATCTTATAAAGTTTATAATTGTGAAACACAGAATGAATTTAAAATACTTTTTACTGATTTTATGAATACCTTATATCAATATATTGAAAATAAAGATTATAAATTATTTTTTGAAACTAATCAGTCTTTTAAATACTCTAATAAAGATAAAAATTTAAAAAGAAATTCAAGATTGGTTAAATATGTACTAGAATTGATTTATTCATACACTCAAAATGATACTTCTATAATATCAAATGAAGTAACATTGGAGCATTTGAAAAGTGATGACGGAACGTTAGAAAATTCTTCAATATGGAATATTACTTTAACAAATGAAGAAATTAATTCTAATATACTTAAAAACAAGCC is a window encoding:
- the nikB gene encoding nickel ABC transporter permease codes for the protein MVQNKKIIRYAIQILIVLFGVSFLTFCLIYIAPGDPAQVMLTECGLIPTPELLAHTRAELGIDKPFYIQYWKWLFGVLQGNFGKSYSLRIPVIQKIGQAFIPTCCLSFLSLFLMCVISIPAGILAAVKENKWQDYLIRMITFMGMSIPSFWLGLIFLSIFGVQLGLVSVSGGQADFRSVILPAFTLAIAMSAKYIRQIRHVFLEELGKSYVTGARMRGIRERDILWKHVLPNAMLPIITLLGISLGSLLGGTAIVEFVYNWPGMGRMAVKAIAAQDYPLIQAYVLIIAFLYLIINIAVDISYKYLDPRVGEVD
- a CDS encoding sirohydrochlorin cobaltochelatase — encoded protein: MEKAVLVTSFGTSHKDTREKCLDSIENKVKAKYGSERVERAYTSGVIRRIVERKEGIHIFDQNEGLEALKNKGYDEIVTMSLHILGGIEYAKLSDKYGKITKPLLAADEDYKRIVNNEEFNSLDGNDAIVFMGHGSESAADSTYQRLQEEYLKAGKDNIFIATVEGKVTLEDVIGKLKGRGFKKILLKPFMIVAGDHAKNDMASDEEDSWKTILQNEGYEVTPLLKGMGEYEFIHQMFMDKLEEVY
- a CDS encoding thiamine diphosphokinase, with protein sequence MEKKYVIFLNGEYKYSQEFMDKLVSENAVCFCADGGANFAFKYGKIPKAIVGDLDSIEKNVLEYYKSKNVLIKKFPKDKDFTDFELILEEIHKIKKDNNYLQQVFVVGGLGKRIDMTLSNLFIMEKYKNLVFLQENEEIFYAEKSFILKNKKEYEFSIIPISEKVEKLTLKGFKFETDKIDVKRESSRLVSNVILENEASVEFENGKLIIVLKNNNKKKEVYKY
- a CDS encoding RluA family pseudouridine synthase → MKKFRIEKEHQRMKISQYLREVQNYSGRSLRNVEVFLNGKQVKLTKKLPSHGNLKVVEKKKGTDIKPIKLPLDIIFEDEDILVVNKEPFLLTHPTQKKADFTLANGIVNHFLEKYGEVRVPRFYNRLDMNTSGLIIIAKNSFAQAFLQNFSIFEKKYLAIVNGIIDDKEIARINEELAKDGEKHRIQDLEKENLKPEIEKVNFGEMKKYDEMEKIENNLILENKDSKIGENTGFNSKKENNNLNFENKSNFENINFKINENMDFNSKNTKDNLNLKNKNDFNNEILEKNGINKIVIERRIFRDGDNLERIIDERGQYTKTAVKVLKTYPEKNVTLVECELFTGRTHQIRVHLKSVGHTIIGDELYGNGLNKELGINRQFLHAYKVKFTHPATKKEVELEIPIFSDMKEFLEK
- a CDS encoding MATE family efflux transporter, whose amino-acid sequence is MKKFDFSVDLINDNILKSLLIFSIPILVSNIFQQLYNMADIAIVGHTLGDNSLAAIGASAAIFELIFGFALGIGNGLSMVTARNYGANNKNLLKKSVAGSIVIGIWITVGVMILSRFILMPLLKILHTPENIINEAFEYINIITMFIGVTFSYNLSSGLLRAIGNSFMSLVFLVIASILNIFLDIYFITSLKMGIGGAAIATVIAQAISVILSIIYIYVKEPILIPRKKHFRFDKKLYKELLGQGLSMGFMIAIVLMGTLILQYAINGFGYLIIAGHTSARKLMGFCNIPLTTIALALATFVSQNKGANKVDRIRKGVFYANMMDIIFAIGITIFVYLFSKNMIHLMSGSESEIVLHNGSTYLKIASPFFTILGILFNLRYALQALGEKLIPLVSSVIEFFGKITFVIFIVPKLGYFGVMICEPLIWIVMTGQLGIAFYGNGYVREK
- a CDS encoding DUF262 domain-containing protein, translated to MAFTTENRKIRDIFQRASIYEVPRYQRDYVWKEINWKELWIDLQFTLKQNNKEIPWSHFLGTIVLNQRLNKTKGIDIYEIIDGQQRMMTVYLLLIVLYKNFNKLGTESSKKRGTYIYDTFITSLNMESERELVISNDLYDNEIKLAIDSASRITTISKDNKLYKLYSYFDNLLKNKNFDYLDKFLDKLLSVNIVEIISGEDEEIYNIFEVLNARGQKLKQIELLKNHIMKYVQPREREFIDNAKSKWRIIQENINHLNDPDALIQHFTKCYIEKDAENQNSIYRLIKEEIKIEDLSNFLNELEFFSKIYKEISQRDNNDSVIRYFNIKRNQQIRSLLCAIYGLYNKNIIDEQVKNQSLLQIRNFFFIFNTTQQTSNKTDKLISTISYKVYNCETQNEFKILFTDFMNTLYQYIENKDYKLFFETNQSFKYSNKDKNLKRNSRLVKYVLELIYSYTQNDTSIISNEVTLEHLKSDDGTLENSSIWNITLTNEEINSNILKNKPILEKIEILKDKSSIKENQNLSKYIDNDEFNIIKRKNELINTIFENVFKFDKSIFHLTKEDIERYKYFENIFIENDEKELLKLLKEEGKNFEVVLSKNPKYNELNNKFKNLDNIKFNDELI